Proteins encoded by one window of Bos javanicus breed banteng chromosome 22, ARS-OSU_banteng_1.0, whole genome shotgun sequence:
- the LOC133234981 gene encoding large ribosomal subunit protein uL22-like: protein MVRYPLDPENPTKSCKSRGSNLRIHFKNTHETAQAMKSMHIRKATKYLKDVTLKKQCVPFRRYNGGASRCAQAKQWGWTQGRWPQKSAEFLLHMLKNAESNAELKGLDVDSLVIEHIQVNKAPKMQRRTYRAHGRISPYRSSPCHIEMILTEKEQIVPKPEEEVAQKKKISQKKLKKQTLMARE, encoded by the coding sequence ATGGTGCGCTATCCACTTGACccagaaaaccccacaaaatcatGCAAATCAAGAGGTTCAAATCTTCGTATTCACTTTAAGAACACTCATGAAACTGCCCAGGCCATGAAGAGTATGCATATCCGAAAAGCCACCAAGTATCTGAAGGATGTCACTTTAAAGAAGCAATGTGTGCCATTCCGTCGTTACAACGGTGGAGCTAGTAGGTGTGCACAGGCCAAACAGTGGGGCTGGACGCAGGGTCGGTGGCCCCAAAAGAGTGCTGAATTTTTACTACACATGCTCAAAAACGCAGAGAGTAATGCTGAACTTAAGGGCTTAGATGTAGATTCTCTGGTCATTGAGCACATCCAAGTGAACAAAGCCCCCAAGATGCAGCGTAGGACTTACAGAGCTCACGGTCGGATCAGCCCCTACAGGAGCTCTCCCTGCCACATTGAGATGATCcttactgaaaaagaacagattgttcctaaaccagaagaggaggttgcacagaagaaaaagatatcccagaagaaactgaagaaacaaacACTTATGGCCCGGGAATAA